A region from the Mucilaginibacter sp. CSA2-8R genome encodes:
- a CDS encoding DUF3826 domain-containing protein, with the protein MKRLVYCLFAALLFQSVSVWAQDNASAVEKEMAYRKTVYARAAKIVKGLNLPDSTQANKVTDVVTKQYQDLNDIYVLRDNKKSVIKSEVNADKEAANAKIKAVDEEVTAKVDKLHPQYLKRLAKAGLTPAQIDQVKDGMTYNVLNVTYTAYQAMLPNLTEAQKTQIMAWLVEAREHSMDAESSEKKHAWFGKYKGRINNYLSQAGIDMKKEEAAWMARIKDEKNAKQQN; encoded by the coding sequence ATGAAAAGATTAGTGTATTGCCTTTTTGCAGCGTTGCTGTTTCAATCGGTATCTGTTTGGGCGCAGGATAATGCCTCGGCAGTAGAAAAAGAAATGGCCTATCGCAAAACGGTATATGCCCGTGCGGCCAAAATTGTAAAAGGTCTTAACCTGCCCGATTCCACACAGGCTAATAAAGTAACTGATGTTGTTACCAAACAGTATCAGGACTTAAACGACATCTATGTACTACGCGACAATAAAAAGTCGGTGATTAAAAGCGAAGTAAACGCCGACAAAGAAGCGGCTAATGCCAAAATTAAAGCAGTTGATGAAGAGGTAACTGCCAAAGTTGATAAGCTGCACCCGCAATATTTAAAAAGACTGGCTAAAGCAGGTTTGACCCCGGCTCAAATTGACCAGGTAAAAGACGGCATGACTTATAATGTACTCAACGTTACTTACACCGCTTACCAGGCCATGCTGCCTAATTTAACCGAAGCGCAGAAAACGCAGATTATGGCTTGGTTAGTTGAAGCTCGTGAGCATTCGATGGATGCAGAATCGTCGGAGAAAAAGCATGCCTGGTTTGGTAAATACAAAGGGCGCATCAATAATTACCTGTCACAAGCCGGCATCGACATGAAAAAAGAAGAAGCCGCCTGGATGGCACGCATCAAAGACGAAAAAAACGCAAAACAACAAAACTAA
- a CDS encoding SusC/RagA family TonB-linked outer membrane protein, translated as MKKILLSFLLLVLTGAVFAQTRTITGTITSSDKNEPLVGVTIQVKGSNVATQTDVNGKYSIRVTNAQNVVLSVRYVGYTYQERTLRIGENNFDAKLEPAKATALDEVVFTGYGGSQRKATATGAVSVIDLKKVEDVPALNASALLRGTAPGVSVSGGVQRPGQPATITIRNPTAFAKDGGQGTNPLFVIDDVIRTQADFDLLDPVQIESINILKDAEAAIYGVSGANGVVLIRTKRGRIGAPRVSFSSSLGISNATMLPKMMNSTQLATFNNDYNQGRAAITSVTGSGSYIADPATFQPNYYNADGFLVRPGVNLVNGVYVGTGTSTVDNTRNSAWYTPDEFAYFANNSHNWLDEAFQSSQVWREAVSISGGTDKLTYFVGADYLNQNSNFKGVNSNKYGVRASIEAKPAKGLTTFLSLSTDVGYSKSYWYKLNSTTESLDNDVATLQNVQPWQEYFINGLPVLLGSSSTGGIDNINFFQVQNSNNFTSSQNYVTNILGRLNYEIPGVKGLSATVTFNKNLNNSLGKQFGTSFMYGKFSGLGTNLHIPGGTLLSTPTILNGDRVRLNPIFANNYQLDAGLNYSRTFGKHNISAIALFEQREANSEGVAALASGVVAGALPYQTFTTGAQTSDQVSQVSTTGFQSIISRLNYSYADKYLLQLVYRADGSSRFAPGRNWGGFPAASLGWVISQENFFKNNFSWVDLFKLRASAGIVGTDNTRPYQYQANYTVGTQNNGGPVFNEGVKGVAIRPNLAIPNADVTWDKFTKLNYGVDMSFLRNRLSLSAEYFWTHGRDLLTNISSSAPATIGASVPTENYSIVNTFGYELQLSWRDNVGKFTYSFSPFFAWNDNKYIKYDIASNLRGTIQDLTGKSSDPGILGYKSLGIIRTQDEANAIIASRAAAAGGAANVKIFGDRIMPGMVNYADVNGDGVITNDNSDLQYIKKRQGNHNSLGLNFSAGYGPVSLNVIMGASWGGWTSIDGRKPFNQSSSGASIYDNRPVYWVDHWTPTNTDARFPAPGYLNNYDANSDLWLVRATTFNVTNATLNFAVPNKWANKIGLANARLYVTATNPIQFINPFPNQYRDIATSLYSYPTLRTVSLGLNVGL; from the coding sequence ATGAAGAAAATTTTACTGAGTTTTTTGCTGCTCGTTTTAACCGGTGCCGTGTTTGCGCAAACGCGAACCATTACCGGTACCATAACCAGTAGCGATAAAAATGAACCGCTTGTAGGCGTAACCATTCAGGTTAAAGGTAGCAATGTCGCTACACAAACCGACGTAAATGGTAAGTACTCAATAAGGGTTACCAATGCCCAAAATGTAGTTCTGAGCGTAAGGTATGTAGGTTATACCTATCAAGAACGTACTTTGCGTATCGGCGAAAATAATTTTGATGCTAAACTTGAGCCTGCTAAGGCTACTGCTTTAGATGAAGTAGTATTTACCGGTTACGGAGGTTCGCAAAGAAAAGCAACTGCAACTGGTGCCGTGTCAGTTATCGATTTAAAGAAAGTAGAAGATGTGCCTGCTTTAAATGCCAGCGCATTGCTGAGAGGTACGGCTCCAGGTGTAAGCGTATCTGGCGGAGTGCAACGGCCTGGTCAGCCCGCCACAATCACTATCCGTAACCCAACGGCTTTTGCTAAAGACGGCGGTCAGGGTACTAACCCACTGTTCGTTATCGACGACGTCATTCGTACTCAAGCTGACTTTGATTTACTGGATCCGGTGCAAATTGAGAGTATCAATATTTTAAAAGATGCAGAAGCAGCTATTTATGGTGTTTCTGGTGCTAACGGCGTTGTGTTAATACGTACTAAAAGAGGCCGTATCGGTGCTCCAAGAGTAAGCTTCAGTAGCTCCTTAGGTATCTCAAATGCCACTATGCTGCCAAAAATGATGAACTCTACTCAACTGGCTACTTTCAACAATGATTACAATCAGGGTAGGGCAGCAATTACCTCAGTTACCGGTAGTGGTTCTTATATCGCTGATCCGGCAACTTTTCAGCCCAACTATTATAATGCGGACGGCTTTTTGGTAAGACCAGGTGTAAACCTTGTTAACGGTGTTTATGTTGGCACTGGCACCAGTACAGTTGATAATACCCGAAACTCGGCCTGGTATACACCTGATGAGTTTGCTTATTTTGCTAACAACAGCCACAATTGGTTAGATGAAGCTTTCCAATCTTCGCAAGTTTGGCGTGAGGCAGTAAGCATAAGCGGTGGTACTGATAAACTAACCTATTTTGTTGGTGCTGATTATTTAAATCAAAATTCAAACTTTAAAGGAGTTAACTCCAACAAATACGGCGTACGTGCAAGTATCGAGGCAAAACCGGCAAAAGGTTTGACTACTTTCTTGTCGTTAAGTACCGACGTAGGTTACTCAAAAAGTTACTGGTATAAACTAAACAGTACTACCGAGTCTTTGGATAACGACGTTGCTACATTACAAAACGTTCAGCCGTGGCAAGAGTATTTTATCAATGGATTGCCTGTGTTGTTAGGTTCTTCATCTACCGGTGGCATTGATAACATCAACTTTTTCCAGGTACAAAACTCAAACAACTTTACAAGTTCACAAAATTACGTTACAAACATTTTAGGCCGGTTAAATTACGAGATTCCTGGTGTTAAAGGTTTATCAGCAACGGTTACATTTAACAAAAACCTTAACAACTCGCTTGGTAAACAATTCGGAACTTCTTTTATGTACGGTAAGTTTAGTGGATTAGGCACCAACTTACACATCCCGGGTGGTACTTTGCTAAGTACGCCGACTATTTTGAATGGAGACCGGGTGCGTTTAAATCCGATCTTCGCCAACAATTACCAACTGGATGCTGGTTTAAATTACAGCCGTACTTTCGGTAAACACAACATTTCAGCTATTGCTTTATTTGAGCAGCGTGAAGCAAACTCAGAAGGTGTTGCAGCCTTGGCCAGTGGGGTGGTTGCAGGGGCATTGCCGTACCAAACTTTTACAACAGGTGCTCAAACCTCAGACCAAGTTAGCCAGGTTAGTACAACCGGCTTCCAATCAATAATTAGCCGGTTAAACTATTCGTATGCCGACAAGTATTTATTACAGTTAGTTTATCGTGCTGACGGTAGCTCGCGATTTGCTCCGGGCAGAAACTGGGGTGGATTTCCGGCGGCATCGCTGGGATGGGTAATCTCTCAAGAAAACTTCTTTAAAAATAATTTCTCTTGGGTTGACCTGTTTAAGTTACGTGCGTCAGCAGGCATCGTGGGGACAGACAATACCAGGCCATATCAATATCAAGCCAACTATACCGTAGGTACTCAAAACAACGGTGGCCCTGTATTTAACGAAGGCGTAAAAGGTGTTGCCATACGTCCAAACCTGGCCATTCCAAACGCAGACGTTACATGGGATAAGTTTACAAAACTGAACTATGGTGTTGATATGTCATTCCTGAGAAACAGATTATCGCTTTCGGCAGAATACTTTTGGACTCACGGACGTGATTTGTTAACAAATATATCTTCATCTGCACCTGCAACCATAGGCGCAAGTGTACCTACCGAAAACTATAGCATCGTAAACACTTTTGGTTATGAGCTTCAGCTTTCATGGCGTGATAATGTTGGCAAATTTACTTATAGCTTTAGTCCATTCTTTGCCTGGAACGACAACAAATATATAAAGTATGATATCGCGTCGAACCTGCGTGGCACTATCCAGGATTTGACCGGAAAGTCAAGTGATCCGGGTATATTAGGTTACAAGTCGTTAGGCATTATCAGAACGCAGGATGAAGCGAATGCCATTATCGCATCGCGGGCTGCAGCTGCAGGCGGTGCGGCTAATGTGAAGATATTTGGCGACCGCATTATGCCTGGTATGGTTAATTACGCAGATGTTAACGGCGATGGTGTCATTACCAATGATAATTCTGATTTGCAGTACATCAAAAAAAGACAGGGTAACCACAACAGCTTGGGCTTGAACTTTAGCGCAGGATATGGTCCGGTAAGTCTAAACGTAATTATGGGCGCTTCTTGGGGTGGCTGGACTTCTATTGATGGCAGAAAACCTTTTAATCAGTCAAGCAGCGGTGCCTCTATTTATGATAACCGTCCGGTTTACTGGGTTGACCACTGGACACCAACTAACACTGACGCCAGGTTCCCGGCTCCGGGTTATTTGAATAACTATGACGCAAATAGTGATTTGTGGTTGGTTCGTGCTACTACGTTTAACGTAACTAACGCCACCTTAAATTTTGCTGTTCCTAATAAATGGGCCAATAAAATAGGCTTAGCCAATGCACGTTTGTACGTTACAGCGACAAACCCTATCCAGTTTATCAATCCATTCCCTAATCAGTATCGTGATATTGCAACATCATTGTACAGTTATCCAACTTTAAGAACAGTATCATTAGGTTTAAACGTGGGATTATAA
- a CDS encoding RagB/SusD family nutrient uptake outer membrane protein produces the protein MKKTSLYILAAASAAISMSSCKKVLEKQDLGNFTVDQVYNDSTTAKLSVDFLYTQNQPGWFGNSNLSGALSGQVNPLTEEQYSDNVFTRGSVTIATVADIGTSNATSTNYGRIRYINMFLRDINKGTLPVAVKRRFAAQAYFWRAYRYFDLARIYGGVPLVTTPLDAVGDDARLAAQLPRSNAAATFALIKSDLDSCVKYLPGKWPNANDYGRITSGAAAAFLGRVLVEYASPLFNPNNDVTRWQAAYDANVKAVALLKANGFGLYNKFDYTMWTNERNSEQVLITQYNTDQTDNGKNPNTYTNNTIPRSLSTGSGSNQPTWDMAKAFPMKDGKDTLTSKYKYSQQTFYKDRDPRFDATIAYNGANWPLLGNNNYRVWTYFYPNNKSNVNQLQTTESVAASSTGLYLRKAIDPTISGSLLQFSGTDWIEIRYAEVLLNLAESAAELNKLGTTDETYAGLVALRQRAGIEAGTNALYGLTAGMSKQQMINAIMKERQIELAFEGKRFWDLRRRKLLISTLNGLRRMAVVVVLNNNNSFTDYILNSRDVSANTSLDALYTGSFKVTTKFLDNSPIAYQPEATGFYGIPTGALTNNANLQQTVGWGGNFDPLQ, from the coding sequence ATGAAAAAGACATCTCTATATATATTAGCAGCTGCAAGCGCTGCCATTTCGATGAGTAGCTGTAAAAAAGTTCTGGAAAAACAAGACTTAGGTAACTTCACTGTCGACCAGGTTTATAATGATTCTACCACGGCAAAACTAAGCGTTGATTTTCTTTACACCCAAAATCAACCTGGTTGGTTTGGTAACTCTAATCTCTCCGGTGCGTTAAGTGGCCAAGTAAATCCGTTAACTGAAGAGCAATATTCTGATAATGTTTTTACCAGAGGCTCGGTAACTATAGCTACCGTAGCAGATATCGGTACTTCGAATGCCACGTCTACTAATTATGGCAGAATCAGGTACATTAACATGTTTTTGCGCGATATCAATAAAGGAACGTTACCTGTAGCTGTAAAGAGAAGATTTGCTGCACAGGCTTACTTTTGGCGCGCCTATCGTTATTTTGATTTGGCACGCATCTATGGTGGAGTGCCACTGGTTACCACACCGCTTGACGCAGTGGGTGATGATGCCAGGCTTGCAGCGCAGCTGCCTCGTAGTAACGCAGCAGCAACGTTTGCCCTAATCAAAAGCGACTTAGATTCATGTGTTAAATACCTGCCCGGAAAATGGCCCAATGCTAATGATTACGGTCGTATAACCTCAGGAGCTGCGGCAGCTTTTTTAGGCAGGGTGTTAGTTGAGTACGCCAGTCCTCTGTTTAACCCTAATAATGATGTTACACGCTGGCAGGCAGCTTACGATGCTAACGTAAAAGCGGTAGCATTATTAAAAGCTAACGGTTTTGGTTTGTATAATAAGTTTGATTATACCATGTGGACCAACGAGCGTAACAGCGAACAAGTGTTGATTACTCAATACAATACCGACCAAACTGATAACGGCAAAAATCCTAACACTTATACTAACAACACTATCCCGCGTTCGTTAAGTACAGGCAGCGGCTCAAACCAGCCTACCTGGGATATGGCGAAAGCTTTCCCGATGAAAGATGGTAAAGATACTTTAACATCCAAATACAAATACTCACAACAAACCTTTTACAAAGACCGCGACCCACGTTTTGATGCTACCATTGCATACAATGGTGCTAACTGGCCGCTTTTGGGTAATAATAATTATCGTGTTTGGACTTATTTTTATCCTAACAACAAGAGCAACGTTAACCAGTTACAAACTACAGAAAGTGTAGCGGCAAGCTCAACAGGATTGTACCTTCGTAAAGCGATTGATCCTACAATTTCTGGCTCTTTACTGCAGTTTAGTGGTACTGATTGGATTGAGATTCGTTATGCAGAAGTATTACTTAACCTGGCTGAGTCAGCGGCTGAGTTAAATAAGTTGGGAACAACTGACGAAACTTATGCCGGGTTGGTTGCGCTAAGACAACGTGCAGGTATTGAAGCAGGTACTAACGCTTTATATGGGTTAACTGCCGGTATGAGCAAACAACAAATGATCAATGCCATCATGAAAGAAAGGCAAATTGAACTGGCTTTTGAAGGCAAACGTTTTTGGGATTTACGCAGAAGAAAATTGCTGATATCTACGTTAAACGGTTTAAGAAGAATGGCGGTTGTTGTTGTGCTAAACAATAATAATTCATTTACAGATTACATTCTAAACTCAAGAGATGTATCTGCTAATACTTCACTTGACGCATTGTATACAGGTAGCTTTAAGGTGACCACCAAGTTCTTAGATAATTCGCCTATTGCTTATCAACCAGAAGCAACCGGCTTTTACGGTATACCAACTGGTGCCCTCACCAATAATGCTAACCTACAGCAAACTGTTGGCTGGGGAGGTAATTTTGACCCGCTGCAATAA
- a CDS encoding polysaccharide lyase produces MKKNKLFLLLLCSATMAAKSAWAQYPQIPADIKAQSDAMMKESERKSDSAWKVAYTAVDYDMRHGKPYIPWASRPTDLPQSDMLAFPGAEGGGAHSFGGRGGKVYVVTSLADSGPGTLRWACEQGGARIIVFNVAGIIRIKTPLTIRAPYITIEGQSAPGNGVCIAGESVWINTHDVVIRYMRFRRGETNVGRRDDSLGGNPVGNIIIDHCSTSWGLDENMSIYRHMFDPGDGSKDEKKGTVNVTISNCIYSESLDTWNHAFGSTTGGENCMLVRNLWADNTGRNPSIGWNGIYNFVNNVIFNWVHRSMDGGDYTAKFNIINNYFQPGPATPKNEAVGHRILKPETGRSKLKERVFGMAYVNGNIMQGYPKVTADNWDGGVQVEGPGGKEMDDAGQYKDYMKWNKPFPMPSVKIMPAQTARQFVLTNVGATLPVRDEVDTRIVKQVATGKIDYKEGVKVPEKQFEHRRMALDSYKLGIITDINQVGGYPDYKGAPYKDSDNDGIPDTWEIAHGLNPKNAADSPAIAKNGGGYSNIEVYLNSLAVKGEKTITASK; encoded by the coding sequence ATGAAGAAGAATAAACTTTTTTTGCTGCTGCTATGCTCCGCTACAATGGCGGCTAAGTCGGCCTGGGCACAGTATCCACAAATTCCGGCCGATATCAAGGCGCAAAGTGATGCTATGATGAAAGAGTCTGAACGCAAATCCGACTCGGCTTGGAAAGTAGCTTACACTGCGGTCGATTATGATATGCGTCATGGCAAACCATACATCCCATGGGCCTCGCGCCCTACCGATTTGCCGCAATCAGATATGCTGGCATTTCCGGGTGCCGAGGGTGGCGGTGCACACTCATTTGGTGGTCGCGGTGGCAAAGTTTATGTAGTAACCAGTTTGGCCGATAGCGGTCCGGGTACCTTACGCTGGGCTTGTGAGCAGGGTGGCGCACGTATTATCGTTTTCAACGTAGCCGGCATTATCCGCATCAAAACTCCGCTTACTATTCGTGCTCCATATATCACTATCGAAGGTCAGTCGGCCCCCGGCAATGGTGTTTGTATAGCAGGCGAATCTGTTTGGATTAATACGCACGACGTAGTAATCCGTTATATGCGTTTCCGCCGCGGCGAAACCAACGTGGGCCGTCGCGATGACTCATTGGGTGGCAACCCGGTAGGTAATATTATTATCGACCATTGCTCTACCAGCTGGGGCTTAGACGAAAATATGTCCATCTACCGCCATATGTTCGATCCGGGTGATGGCAGCAAAGACGAAAAGAAAGGTACCGTCAACGTGACCATCTCCAATTGTATTTACTCTGAATCTTTAGATACCTGGAACCATGCATTTGGCAGTACCACCGGCGGCGAAAACTGTATGCTGGTGCGTAACTTATGGGCCGACAATACCGGTCGTAATCCATCAATCGGCTGGAATGGTATTTATAACTTTGTAAACAACGTTATCTTTAACTGGGTACACCGCTCAATGGATGGCGGCGATTACACGGCTAAGTTCAACATCATCAATAACTATTTCCAGCCAGGACCGGCCACCCCTAAAAACGAGGCTGTAGGTCACCGTATTCTTAAACCTGAAACCGGTCGCAGCAAACTTAAAGAGCGTGTATTCGGTATGGCCTATGTTAATGGCAATATTATGCAGGGCTACCCTAAAGTAACGGCTGATAACTGGGATGGTGGCGTACAAGTAGAAGGACCGGGCGGCAAAGAAATGGACGATGCTGGCCAATATAAAGATTACATGAAATGGAACAAGCCGTTCCCGATGCCATCAGTAAAAATAATGCCTGCTCAAACTGCACGTCAGTTTGTATTAACCAATGTAGGTGCTACGTTGCCGGTTCGCGATGAGGTAGATACCCGGATTGTAAAACAGGTAGCTACGGGCAAAATTGATTATAAAGAAGGTGTAAAAGTTCCCGAAAAACAATTCGAGCACCGTCGTATGGCATTAGATTCTTATAAACTGGGTATTATCACTGATATAAACCAGGTAGGTGGTTACCCCGATTATAAAGGCGCGCCGTATAAAGACAGTGATAATGATGGTATACCTGACACCTGGGAGATTGCTCATGGCTTAAATCCTAAAAACGCTGCCGACTCGCCGGCAATAGCTAAAAATGGTGGTGGTTACAGCAACATCGAAGTGTATTTAAATTCATTGGCAGTTAAAGGCGAAAAAACAATCACTGCATCGAAATAA
- a CDS encoding DUF6298 domain-containing protein codes for MGCMLMHLPAWSQTKPKQVKPQPPVAADKSGKLVYSVNANGDRIPDYSYCGYKASEQPIPLVAVKVTVPAKAGDATLRIQAALDYVSGLPLDKSGFRGAVLLDKGTYQVEGALHIKASGVVLRGSGMGANGTTVFGAGTDRETLIRVFGQDDRKFTEPVKISDAYVPVNATTFHISGGKFKVGDNVQIRRPSTNEWIKFLKTDHFGGGITTLGWKAGEHDITWDRKVVAVSGNAVTIDAPITTALDTAFGGGVISSYSWTGRIENVGIENLKLSSAYNNTNPKDEAHSWMAITLDDVRDAWIRQVTFEHFAGSAVFVTETSNRVTVQDCKSLAPVSEIGGYRRNTFLTMGGQTLFQRLYAEHGYHDFAVGYSAPGPNAFVQCQNWQSYSFSGPIDSWASGVLYDVMNIDGQALSFMNRGQDGQGAGWNAANSLFWNCSAARVDCYQPPGAQNWAFGTWAQFAGDGYWGDSNNTIEPRSFYYAQLKQRLDRDVDAQADLLKVVTEASSSPSVKVAAELTANSVKPAVTINDWITQVPQRNPIAVIINGVKTIDQIGYKQPVAPVMAGAMKVQNGWLVRGNSVLSGMRQESPWWNGSIDPVFLKKGAKPAVTRWVPGRIGTGLTDDLNEVVNWMQKDHIVGYEQNYALWYERRRDDHERIRRLDGDVWAPFYELPFARSGQDVAWDGLSRYDLTKYNAWYWRRLKQFADLADQKGLVLINQNYFQHNIIEAGAHYADFPWRPVNNINNTGFPEPVPFAGDKRVFMAEQFYDVNHPVRRKLHKAFIRQNLENYAGNNGVIQFIGAEFTGPLHFVQFWVETIQQWEKEKGKKEIIGLSTTKDVQDAILTDPARAAAIDVIDIRYWHYQADGKAYAPQGGQNLAPRQHARLLKPKATSLEQVYRAVHEYRQKYPEKAVIYSGDSFDKFGWAAFMAGGSLPNLPAGVSSQLLADASAMKTIDLSGTPQGQWAIGDAGKGYVVYSESGKIPAFDALANSSFQATWIDPKTGNALGSSKKIKGNQINGLQSPANGAVVLWLKRI; via the coding sequence ATGGGATGCATGTTAATGCATCTGCCCGCATGGAGCCAAACCAAACCTAAACAAGTTAAACCACAGCCACCAGTTGCCGCCGACAAAAGCGGCAAACTGGTTTATAGCGTTAATGCTAACGGGGATCGTATACCCGATTACTCATATTGTGGCTATAAGGCTTCCGAGCAGCCCATTCCACTGGTTGCGGTCAAAGTAACTGTGCCCGCAAAAGCAGGCGACGCTACTTTACGTATTCAGGCCGCTTTAGATTATGTTTCTGGTTTGCCTTTAGATAAAAGCGGTTTTCGTGGTGCTGTTTTGCTTGATAAGGGCACTTACCAGGTTGAGGGCGCCTTGCATATTAAAGCATCTGGCGTGGTTTTGAGAGGCAGTGGCATGGGTGCTAACGGCACCACAGTTTTTGGTGCGGGTACCGATCGCGAAACTCTGATCCGGGTTTTCGGTCAGGATGACAGAAAGTTTACAGAACCTGTAAAAATAAGTGATGCCTATGTACCGGTAAATGCTACAACGTTCCATATCTCAGGCGGCAAGTTTAAGGTTGGCGACAATGTGCAGATTCGCAGGCCAAGCACCAATGAGTGGATCAAATTTTTAAAGACGGATCATTTTGGTGGTGGAATTACTACACTCGGCTGGAAGGCCGGAGAGCATGATATAACCTGGGACCGTAAAGTTGTTGCTGTGTCTGGTAATGCGGTAACGATTGATGCACCGATTACTACGGCACTTGATACCGCATTCGGCGGCGGGGTAATCAGCTCTTACAGCTGGACTGGCCGCATTGAAAATGTTGGTATTGAAAATTTAAAATTATCATCTGCTTACAATAACACAAATCCAAAAGATGAAGCTCATAGCTGGATGGCTATCACCTTAGATGATGTGCGCGACGCATGGATAAGACAGGTAACCTTTGAGCATTTTGCAGGGTCGGCTGTTTTTGTAACCGAAACAAGCAACCGTGTTACTGTTCAGGATTGTAAATCCTTAGCTCCGGTTTCCGAAATTGGCGGTTATCGTCGTAATACTTTTCTTACTATGGGTGGCCAAACATTGTTTCAACGTTTATATGCTGAGCATGGCTACCATGATTTTGCAGTAGGTTATAGTGCACCGGGCCCTAATGCCTTTGTACAATGCCAAAACTGGCAGTCATATAGTTTTAGCGGCCCGATTGATAGTTGGGCATCAGGCGTGCTGTACGATGTAATGAATATTGACGGACAAGCATTAAGCTTTATGAACCGCGGACAAGACGGCCAGGGGGCCGGCTGGAATGCGGCCAACAGCCTGTTTTGGAACTGTAGTGCAGCGCGTGTAGACTGCTACCAGCCACCCGGCGCGCAAAACTGGGCTTTTGGTACCTGGGCCCAATTTGCCGGTGATGGTTATTGGGGAGATTCTAATAATACTATTGAGCCCCGGAGCTTTTATTATGCACAGCTTAAACAGCGCTTAGATCGTGATGTGGATGCACAGGCTGATTTGTTGAAAGTAGTTACAGAGGCATCCAGCAGCCCAAGCGTCAAAGTGGCTGCCGAGCTTACGGCCAATTCGGTAAAGCCTGCAGTGACCATTAACGACTGGATTACGCAGGTTCCGCAACGCAATCCTATTGCTGTAATTATAAACGGCGTAAAAACCATTGACCAGATAGGTTACAAACAACCCGTGGCGCCAGTGATGGCCGGAGCGATGAAAGTACAGAACGGCTGGTTAGTAAGAGGAAATTCGGTACTAAGCGGCATGCGCCAGGAATCTCCTTGGTGGAACGGTTCAATAGATCCCGTATTCCTTAAAAAAGGTGCTAAACCTGCCGTAACCCGTTGGGTACCGGGCCGTATCGGTACCGGCCTTACCGACGATTTAAACGAGGTGGTTAACTGGATGCAGAAAGACCACATCGTTGGCTATGAGCAAAATTATGCCTTATGGTATGAGCGCCGTCGTGACGACCACGAGCGCATCCGCCGGTTGGATGGCGATGTTTGGGCGCCTTTTTATGAGTTGCCTTTTGCCCGCAGCGGGCAGGATGTAGCCTGGGATGGCTTGAGCAGGTATGACTTAACCAAATACAATGCCTGGTACTGGCGCCGCCTAAAGCAATTTGCCGATCTGGCCGACCAAAAAGGTTTAGTACTGATCAATCAAAATTATTTTCAGCATAATATTATTGAGGCCGGTGCTCATTACGCAGACTTTCCGTGGCGTCCGGTTAATAATATCAATAATACAGGCTTTCCAGAACCGGTGCCTTTTGCCGGCGACAAGCGGGTATTTATGGCCGAGCAGTTTTATGATGTAAACCATCCGGTACGCCGCAAATTGCATAAGGCGTTCATTCGCCAAAACCTCGAGAATTATGCTGGTAACAATGGAGTAATCCAATTTATTGGGGCCGAGTTTACTGGTCCGCTGCACTTTGTTCAATTTTGGGTAGAGACTATCCAGCAGTGGGAAAAAGAAAAAGGCAAGAAAGAAATTATTGGCCTTAGCACAACTAAAGATGTTCAGGACGCTATCCTGACCGACCCGGCACGTGCAGCGGCGATTGATGTAATAGATATCCGTTACTGGCACTACCAAGCCGACGGCAAGGCATATGCTCCGCAAGGCGGCCAAAACCTGGCACCACGTCAGCATGCCCGTTTGCTTAAACCCAAGGCTACTTCACTCGAGCAGGTGTATCGCGCCGTGCACGAGTACCGTCAAAAATATCCTGAAAAGGCAGTGATCTATTCGGGTGATAGCTTTGATAAATTTGGCTGGGCTGCGTTTATGGCGGGTGGCTCTTTACCTAATCTACCGGCAGGAGTGAGCAGTCAGTTATTAGCAGATGCCTCCGCCATGAAAACTATCGACTTAAGTGGCACACCTCAAGGCCAATGGGCAATAGGTGACGCGGGTAAAGGATACGTAGTATATAGCGAAAGTGGTAAAATTCCGGCTTTTGATGCTTTGGCTAACAGCAGTTTTCAGGCAACGTGGATTGATCCTAAAACAGGTAACGCATTAGGTAGCTCAAAAAAAATAAAAGGAAATCAAATTAATGGTTTACAAAGCCCTGCAAATGGCGCAGTGGTACTTTGGTTAAAACGTATTTAA